The Malus domestica chromosome 06, GDT2T_hap1 genome has a segment encoding these proteins:
- the LOC103400182 gene encoding zinc finger CCCH domain-containing protein 67 codes for MALSEATSVVPPNPETPSTNHAHSDQGSLPSSPDPDPTPSDLDHAVLDELHKLDLKEPVDEGDGEPDELQELDSTEKVEEDGVGELQNVDLKEEEDGVGELQKVDLKEEEDGAGELQKLDLKEEEEGGEGEEEEEKSSGEREVEILNGEENERQSEQSYQSDGGGGGEGWGGNQGWEEDGGEVEEKKAEETQESNRRYQYPVRPEAEDCSYYLKTGSCKFGSNCKFNHPVSRKTNQVPRERVKDESAENPSQTECKYYLRSGGCKYGKDCRYSHSKVKPSVAPVLELNFLGLPIRPGERECPYYMRTGSCKYASNCRFNHPDPTAIGGSDPPSGVGKDGPASLQVASQLTVAPWSAPRPLNEAPVYTPMMIPPPQGVSSQNSEWNGCRAPAYIPESSMPACPPYMMNNSVTETNVYKQYPLQNQVEEFPERPGQPDCSYFLRTGDCKFKSNCKYHHPKTQTAVAPLFTLSDKGLPLRPDQNICTHYSRYGICKFGPACKFDHSSHISSSTTSGPDHQLPYGDWATTNGAGIAGSRSGTDGTSQPQPVQ; via the exons ATGGCACTCTCTGAAGCAACCTCTGTTGTTCCCCCAAATCCCGAAACCCCCAGCACCAATCACGCTCATTCCGACCAGGGGTCTCTGCCTTCCTCCCCGGATCCCGATCCCACACCGTCTGATCTAGATCATGCGGTCCTCGACGAGCTTCATAAACTGGATTTGAAAGAGCCGGTGGACGAGGGGGATGGAGAACCTGATGAGTTGCAGGAGCTGGATTCGACAGAGAAGGTGGAGGAGGACGGAGTTGGTGAGTTGCAGAATGTGGatttgaaggaggaggaggacggaGTTGGTGAGTTGCAGAAGGTGGatttgaaggaggaggaggacggaGCTGGTGAGTTGCAGAAGCTGGatttgaaggaggaggaggagggcggagagggagaggaagaagaagagaagagttCCGGTGAGAGAGAGGTTGAGATTTTAAATGGAGAGGAAAATGAGAGGCAGAGTGAGCAGAGTTATCAGAGCGACGGAGGAGGCGGAGGAGAAGGATGGGGAGGAAATCAGGGGTGGGAGGAGGATGGAGGTGAGGTGGAGGAGAAGAAGGCGGAGGAAACTCAGGAAAGTAACAGAAGGTATCAGTACCCGGTGAGGCCGGAAGCTGAAGACTGTTCGTATTATCTAAAGACCGGGTCTTGCAAGTTTGGATCCAATTGCAAGTTTAATCACCCTGTTAGTAGGAAAACCAACCAG GTGCCTAGGGAAAGGGTAAAGGATGAGTCGGCAGAGAATCCAAGCCAGACGGAATGCAAG TATTACTTGAGGTCAGGGGGATGCAAGTATGGGAAAGATTGCAGATACAGCCACAGCAAAGTGAAACCTTCTGTAGCTCCAGTTCTTGAGCTTAACTTTTTGGGCCTGCCAATTCGACCG GGTGAGAGAGAGTGTCCCTACTATATGCGAACTGGCTCCTGCAAGTATGCATCAAACTGCAGGTTTAACCACCCTGATCCTACAGCTATAGGAGGATCTGATCCCCCATCTGGAGTTGGCAAAGATGGTCCTGCATCGTTACAAGTTGCATCACAATTAACAGTGGCACCGTGGTCTGCACCACGGCCATTGAATGAGGCTCCAGTTTACACACCAATGATGATTCCACCACCTCAAGGGGTTTCTTCTCAAAATTCAGAATGGAATGGTTGTCGG GCTCCAGCATATATACCAGAAAGCAGCATGCCTGCATGTCCACCGTATATGATGAACAACTCAGTGACTGAAACCAACGTCTACAAACAATATCCACTCCAGAATCAAGTTGAAGAGTTCCCAGAAAGACCTGGCCAACCTGATTGCAGTTATTTCTTAAGAACAGGAGATTGCAAGTTTAAATCTAATTGCAAATATCACCATCCAAAAACTCAGACTGCCGTAGCCCCCCTATTCACACTCAGTGACAAAGGCCTGCCGTTGAGACCA GATCAGAACATTTGCACACATTACAGTCGCTACGGCATTTGCAAATTTGGGCCAGCTTGTAAATTTGACCACTCGTCACATATATCATCTTCAACTACATCTGGTCCTGATCATCAACTTCCTTATGGTGACTGGGCGACTACTAATGGGGCGGGAATAGCTGGGAGCAGAAGTGGAACTGATGGTACAAGTCAGCCGCAGCCTGTGCAATAA
- the LOC103437627 gene encoding lysine-specific demethylase REF6 yields MAASSGLVAEANPEVFQWLKTLPVAPEYHPTWAEFQDPIAYIFKIEKEASQYGICKIVPPVPPSSKKTTIGNLNRSLAARAGVLGSSGQKSQPTFTTRQQQIGFCPRRPRPVHRPVWQSGEHYTFQEFEAKAKSFEKSYLRKCSKKGGLSPLEIETLYWKATVDKPFSVEYANDMPGSAFVPVSARKSSSTSKDAGDNVTLGDTAWNMRGVSRSKGSLLRFMKEEIPGVTSPMVYIAMLFSWFAWHVEDHDLHSLNYLHMGAGKTWYGVPRDAAVAFEEVVRVQGYAGEINPLVTFSTLGEKTTVMSPEVFVSSGIPCCRLVQNAGEFVVTFPRAYHTGFSHGFNFAEAANIATPEWLRVAKDAAIRRASINYPPMVSHFQLLYDLALALCSRMPARISSEPRSSRLKDKRKGEGDIVVKELFVQDVIQNNDLLHVLGKGSPIVLLPQSSSDLSVCSKLRVGSQSRVNPGFSQGSYNLKEEMKSSGSVSDGLMIDGQQVKGFYSVRGKLASLSESNSLPSLSGCNNVCGLNLKRSNLSCERESHVEGEGLSDQRLFSCVTCGILSFACVAIIQPTEEAARYLMSADCSFFNDWVVGSGLGSKAFSVVTGDPVTSNDAPCTGLEENNAPNGLYDVPVHSGNYQIQVVDQRNEVVSNTEMPRETSALGLLALNYGNSSDLEEDQVETDAPVCSDEPKVTNCSLESRYRDQSASLPSGGTSGVHSPSSPGSDCENELRLQNFDHYATDGRKIANFKDTGHQDIDSSADFRTNNYASTATGFGKAIVPIQKTNTSCHPGCDEDSSRMHVFCLEHAVEVQQQLRSIGGVHILLLCHPDYPRIEDEAKSMAEELGISYLWNDMAFMNATKEDETRIKLALDSEDAIAGNGDWAVKLGINLFYSASLSRSHLYSKQMPYNSVIYKAFGRSSPASSPTRIDVYGRRGGKPKKVVAGKWCGKVWMSNQVHSFLVKRDPEEEVEVAEDEEERPFRAWAMPEEDDEVKSEITRRTEKTVKKYARKRKMTADTRTAKKAKCFEKEDAVSDYSLDDNSHQQQRRLPKSKQAKHIERGRTKKAKGIETHDAFSDDSMQEDDSHQQNGRILHSEQVEYIERSDVSDDSVGIDSHQQHRRTAKSKQFKPVETDVVSDDSFEGSSHQPRRVLRSKTTKCTGRENLISEDVRGFSSHQQRRSISRSKQARARFMEREDTSLDETPEDTSHQHKRNLRNKQTKPETRGKMRQETSRQVKQGTAPLVKQGTRTLRNQQTPQQMKKQTPRLRNNQSEQNNQSEQNSFDLYAEDETEGGPSTRLRKRAPKPSKVPGTKSKEQQQTARKKAKNASAGKTQAGRNETKREEDGEFVCDLEGCTMSFASRHELSLHKRNICPVKGCGKKFFSHKYLVQHRRVHTDDRPLRCPWKGCKMTFKWAWSRTEHIRVHTGARPYVCAEPGCAQTFRFVSDFSRHKRKTGHSAKKSKK; encoded by the exons ATGGCGGCTTCTTCTGGGTTGGTTGCAGAGGCGAACCCGGAAGTGTTTCAATGGCTCAAAACCCTACCCGTAGCTCCCGAGTACCACCCCACTTGGGCGGAGTTCCAAGATCCGATTGCCTACATTTTCAAAATCGAGAAGGAGGCTTCACAGTACGGAATCTGCAAAATCGTGCCGCCGGTGCCGCCTTCCTCAAAGAAGACCACAATTGGAAACTTGAACCGGTCTCTGGCTGCTCGGGCGGGGGTTTTGGGTTCTTCGGGCCAGAAATCCCAGCCCACATTCACTACCCGGCAGCAGCAGATCGGGTTCTGCCCTCGGAGGCCACGGCCCGTGCACCGACCCGTGTGGCAGAGCGGCGAGCACTACACTTTCCAGGAATTTGAAGCGAAAGCTAAGAGCTTTGAGAAGAGTTACTTGAGAAAATGTAGCAAGAAGGGAGGGCTTTCGCCGCTGGAAATTGAAACCCTTTACTGGAAGGCGACTGTGGATAAACCCTTTTCGGTGGAGTATGCGAACGACATGCCCGGTTCAGCTTTTGTGCCAGTGAGTGCGAGGAAAAGTAGTAGTACTAGTAAAGATGCAGGGGACAATGTGACTCTTGGTGATACTGCTTGGAATATGAGGGGGGTGTCGAGGTCAAAAGGGTCGTTATTGAGGTTTATGAAGGAGGAGATTCCGGGGGTTACTTCGCCGATGGTGTATATAGCTATGTTGTTCAGCTGGTTTGCTTGGCATGTGGAGGACCATGACTTGCACAGCTTGAATTATCTGCATATGGGAGCAGGGAAGACGTGGTATGGTGTGCCGAGGGACGCTGCGGTTGCATTCGAGGAGGTTGTTAGGGTACAGGGCTATGCAGGAGAGATCAATCCTCTTG TTACCTTTTCAACCCTTGGCGAGAAGACTACTGTGATGTCGCCTGAAGTATTTGTCAGTTCAGGAATTCCATGCTGCAG GCTTGTGCAAAATGCTGGGGAGTTTGTTGTGACTTTCCCAAGAGCGTATCACACTGGATTCAGTCATG GATTTAATTTTGCGGAGGCAGCTAACATTGCAACTCCTGAGTGGTTGAGGGTTGCAAAAGATGCTGCTATTCGACGAGCTTCAATCAATTATCCTCCAATGGTGTCTCATTTTCAGTTACTTTATGATCTTGCTTTAGCATTGTGTTCAAG AATGCCTGCGCGCATAAGTTCTGAACCACGGAGTTCTCGACTgaaagataagagaaagggtgaAGGAGACATAGTAGTTAAAGAGCTATTTGTACAGGATGTCATTCAGAATAATGACCTGCTTCATGTTCTTGGAAAAGGGTCACCAATTGTCCTTCTACCCCAAAGTTCTTCAGACCTTTCTGTTTGTTCAAAATTACGTGTTGGTTCACAATCAAGAGTAAACCCTGGCTTTTCCCAGGGCTCATACAATCTGAAGGAAGAAATGAAATCCTCAGGTTCAGTTTCTGATGGTCTCATGATAGACGGGCAGCAGGTTAAAGGTTTCTATTCCGTGAGAGGAAAACTTGCATCTCTAAGTGAAAGTAATAGTCTTCCCTCTTTAAGTGGATGTAATAATGTCTGCGGCCTGAATTTAAAGAGGTCGAACTTGAGCTGTGAAAGAGAAAGTCATGTCGAAGGGGAGGGGTTGTCAGATCAGAGACTGTTTTCTTGTGTTACATGTGGAATTTTGAGCTTTGCTTGTGTTGCTATTATTCAACCAACAGAAGAAGCAGCCAGATATCTTATGTCAGCAGATTGTAGCTTTTTCAATGATTGGGTTGTTGGATCTGGATTGGGTAGTAAGGCGTTCTCGGTTGTTACTGGAGATCCAGTTACTTCAAATGATGCTCCTTGCACAG GATTGGAGGAAAACAATGCCCCTAATGGTTTATATGATGTGCCTGTTCACTCTGGTAATTATCAAATCCAGGTGGTTGATCAAAGAAATGAAGTGGTTTCAAATACTGAAATGCCGAGAGAGACTTCAGCTCTTGGTCTATTAGCTTTGAATTATGGAAATTCATCTGACTTGGAGGAAGATCAGGTTGAAACAGATGCTCCTGTCTGTTCTGATGAACCAAAGGTGACAAACTGTTCTTTGGAAAGTAGATATAGAGACCAAAGTGCTAGTCTTCCTTCTGGGGGTACAAGTGGGGTTCACAGTCCCTCGTCACCAGGATCTGATTGTGAGAATGAACTTCGTCTCCAAAATTTTGATCACTATGCTACAGATGGACGTAAAATAGCAAATTTCAAGGATACCGGCCATCAAGACATTGACAGCTCTGCTGATTTCAGAACTAATAATTATGCTTCCACAGCAACAGGTTTTGGTAAGGCTATCGTACCAATACAGAAAACAAACACGTCATGTCATCCAGGATGCGATGAAGACTCTTCTAGAATGCATGTCTTCTGCCTTGAGCATGCTGTAGAGGTTCAGCAGCAGCTTCGTTCAATTGGAGGTGTCCATATTTTACTCCTTTGTCATCCAG ACTACCCAAGGATAGAGGATGAAGCCAAATCAATGGCAGAAGAGCTGGGAATAAGTTATCTCTGGAATGATATGGCATTCATGAATGCCACCAAGGAAGATGAGACGAGGATTAAGTTAGCTCTGGATAGCGAGGATGCCATTGCTGGGAATGGGGACTGGGCTGTAAAGTTGGGGATCAATCTCTTCTACAGTGCCAGCCTTAGCCGCTCTCATCTTTATAGTAAGCAGATGCCATACAATTCTGTTATATACAAAGCATTTGGCCGGAGCTCTCCTGCTAGTTCGCcaacaagaattgatgtctatGGGAGGAGAGGTGGCAAGCCAAAAAAGGTAGTGGCAGGGAAATGGTGTGGTAAAGTATGGATGTCAAACCAAGTTCATTCTTTTCTAGTAAAAAGGGATCCTGAGGAAGAAGTAGAAGTagcagaagatgaagaagagcgGCCCTTCCGTGCTTGGGCAATGCCAGAAGAGGATGATGAGGTAAAATCAGAAATCACACGCAGAACTGAGAAGACAGTTAAGAAGTATGCTAGGAAGAGGAAAATGACTGCAGATACTCGGACAGCCAAGAAAgcaaaatgttttgagaaagaGGATGCAGTTTCAGATTATTCATTAGATGACAACTCTCATCAGCAGCAAAGGAGGCTTCCTAAGAGCAAGCAAGCCAAACATATTGAGAGAGGTCGAACCAAGAAAGCCAAGGGTATTGAGACACATGATGCATTTTCAGATGATTCAATGCAAGAGGATGATTCTCATCAGCAAAATGGGAGGATTCTTCACAGCGAGCAAGTTGAGTATATTGAGAGAAGTGATGTTTCAGATGATTCTGTGGGAATTGATTCTCATCAGCAGCATAGGAGGACTGCTAAAAGTAAGCAATTCAAGCCAGTAGAAACAGATGTGGTTTCAGATGATTCGTTTGAGGGTAGTTCTCATCAGCCGCGGAGGGTCCTTAGAAGCAAGACAACTAAATGCACTGGGAGAGAAAATTTGATTTCGGAGGATGTTCGCGGGTTTAGTTCTCATCAGCAACGAAGGAGCATTTCTAGAAGCAAGCAGGCCAGAGCCAGATTCATGGAGAGAGAAGATACCTCTCTGGACGAAACACCGGAAGATACTTCTCATCAGCATAAGAGAAATCTTCGAAACAAGCAAACCAAACCAGAGACCCGTGGGAAAATGAGACAAGAAACCTCTCGCCAAGTGAAACAAGGAACTGCTCCTCTTGTGAAACAAGGTACTCGCACTCTGAGAAATCAACAAACCCCTCAGCAAATGAAGAAGCAGACACCTAGGCTCCGAAATAATCAATCTGAGCAGAATAATCAGTCTGAGCAGAACAGCTTTGATTTATATGCTGAAGATGAGACAGAAGGTGGGCCTAGCACGCGCCTTAGAAAAAGAGCTCCTAAGCCCTCAAAAGTCCCTGGAACCAAATCAAAAGAGCAGCAACAAACTGCTAGGAAAAAGGCAAAGAATGCTTCAGCAGGGAAGACTCAGGCTGGCCGAAATGAAACAAAGAGGGAAGAGGATGGAGAATTCGTGTGTGATCTTGAGGGGTGTACCATGAGTTTTGCCTCGAGGCATGAGCTTTCCCTCCACAAAAGAAACATATGTCCAGTCAAGGGGTGCGGAAAGAAATTCTTCTCGCACAAGTATCTGGTGCAACATCGCCGAGTTCACACAGATGATCGCCCCCTTCGGTGTCCTTGGAAGGGCTGCAAGATGACATTCAAGTGGGCATGGTCTCGCACCGAGCACATTAGGGTTCACACAGGTGCTCGTCCCTATGTATGCGCTGAACCAGGGTGTGCACAGACCTTCCGATTTGTGTCAGATTTCAGCCGTCATAAGCGCAAGACCGGGCATTCAGCGAAGAAGAGTAAGAAGTGA